A region of the Roseobacter denitrificans OCh 114 genome:
CGGACTCCGGAGAGCAGGTAAGGCAGGGTGTGGAACTTGTGGATAAAACGGGCGACGCCTTGGCCGCCATTGTGAATTCTGTGGCAGAGATTTCGCAGCGCGTCTCCGGGATCGCCTCCTCTTCCAAGGAGCAGTCCGTTGGGTTGAATGAAATTAACTCTGCCGTCAATGATCTCGACCATGTAACTCAACAGAATGCCGCCATGTTTGAAGAGACGACCGCAGCCAGTCATGCGCTGACCGCCGAAGCAGATGCGCTGGTTGCTGCAGTCTCTAAGTTCGAACTCGGCACGCTCAGTGCGATTGCACGTGGAAATGACAAGGCACGACCAGCACAGGAGGAGCGCGTTGCACAACCACGTCCACGTTCGGACGGCAATGCAGCGCTGGCTGTTGATCACAATCAGGCGGAACAGCTTGATGCAGGCTGGGAAGAGTTCTGATCAGTCGCAATGCTACTTAGCATCTTGTGATTTTTTAGGAAGGGAAGCACGCGACTTGATCTGACATTGCGGCTCCTGCAGCACGCAACAAGGAATGACGATTAACGACAAGTATTCAATAGAAGATCATCAAGCCTGAGCCGGAGATGTTCTAATTTGCGAGGCAATTAAGGCCTGTTGCGAAAGTGTGAAACATATTGGGGCATCCGCGGGACAGCTCTCGCTGGTTCAAATAGTTTTTCGAAAAAGGCGGTAAGAAAGCTGTCGTTGACCCAACCCATAGGTTATCGCTTCTGAGAACCGGGTTTAAGAGCATTTCAAGCGCGAGCCGGTCGAGTTGGCCTTCGAGAGCCCGGTTTCGGGTCAGTAACGCGCCAATTGGGAACTGCCGCAGAAGGGGACCATGACGTGGTCATCGGCTGTCCGTTCAGCTTGGTTCAGGAACGATCTTCACACCATGAGGAAGCGATAAAAGGCGTCGGAGGCGCGGGCCGCCCAAAACAGCATCCCGCTTAGCAAGGGCCAGATGGCCGCGCTGGAAATGATGGAGGCAAGGAATGTGGCTGTTGGTAAGATCAAGTACCACCATCCCGGGCTTCTCGCCTCTCAGGATACCTGATACCTTGAAAAGATGAAACGTGTAGGTCGGATTTGCGCTCTAACCTTCGTTGAAACCTACGCCCGCTTGGTATGTTACAAGCTGTACACAAAAAGACAGCAATCACGGCAGTAGATTGGCTGCATGATCACGTTATTCCATTTTTTCGACCAATAATTGAAGTATCAGCGCATCCTGACAGGTCGCTGTGGCAAGGTTGAGAACCACGCTTATCTGCTTGAAACACACCCGTTGCGGATGTGGGTCACACGAAACCCAAAGCGAAGGGTCCGCACACGAGTGGGAGATGTGAGCGCTTTCAACGCACAATCAAAGGCAAGTTTTACGACAACACCTCCTACAGAAAGCTGCATCGTTCACAAAAGAAATCACAGTCCGATCAGGAGGCACGGCAGGCCAAGTAGAACGCGCAGTAACCTCGTTCTGGCAGAAAACGTTTTAGCGAAACGCCTATGCAGGCCTTCCGCGAACCGTTTTTTCATCGCTGCCAAGATAACCATCAAAACAGCTAACAACGCGTTCAGCGACCAACCCATTTTTAGCCTCGCACGCTCAGGCGTCCGCCAGAGCAAGTCTGAAGTGTTAATCATTACGGCCATGATGTTTTGTCCACTTTGCAAAATCAGTCTCATCTCGCCGCGTGAATGTAATGGCAATATGGAAGCTATTTTGACGAATGCGCTGCGGGGTCTTTAATCGTTGTGACATCTGCGTCCGTCCTCCATTTTTCGGCAATCGTCTAGCAGTTCGAGAGCCGGTGCATTTTTTCAGTGACCTGCCCCCGGCCTCCCCATTCAAAGCGAGAGAATAAAGGTCTGTTTTCATGTTGGTCGTCGTTGGTTCGTGCAACCGCGCCAGGCGCGGCGCCGTCAAATGGCTGAAACGTTCGGCACGCTTGGGCGGGTGCTCTGTCTCCGAGCGAGGAGTCTGATCCGACCAAGGCCCGGCAGAGCATTGCGCAGCAAAGTCACGAGGGGCGTGCTACAATCCTTCCGCCAGAGCGCCAGTTTTCGCGGCGCGTTATCAAGGCCGTCGAATGTCTTTTCGTCTGTGTCGGGGCGAGACATTTTCTTACGGTGCTTTGCGTAGCTTTCGCGTTCCAGCATCACGTCGGTCCGGCGGGAGCCAAACTGGCGACGCTGTGTGACATCATCCGCGCGCTACAGGGTTCTGATATTGCGGCCCACTTTGGTCTTCTGCCCCTTTCTTGCCCAAAGTGGACGAGGCGCGTTGCGATGCGCGGGCAGGTGCCGGCAAAGCTCATGCTCTATGCCTTCCATGGTCGCCTATCAGGTATTGCATTGTTTTCTAAAAAAAATTGCACTATGGACTCGCCCCCCATCGCATGCGGCCCGAGCCCGCCATCTTGGCAAGCAGGGGTCAATGTGATGGACTTTTCCGGCTGGCCCAATAGATAACAGTCAGTACTGCCCCGCAGAGCGAGTTTGCATGCATGAAGGTGGCGCCTTTGATAGGCAATCAACTTACGCCGCGCTGCACTTTCGGCATCAGGACATCTGAAGTCTTCAGCTTTGGGTGCCCGAAAACTTCGCACTATAGGTTGCGCGATCCTCATCCGTCAGCTTTGCAAAAAGCACTTCGGGCACTTCGAACGGATCACCCGGTTTCATGCTTGTTACGAAGTCTGTGCACGTATCTGGCCAACGCGCAGAGGGATGTCCGAGGCATTTCAGGATCTTTTCAGAGGCATCCGGCACAAAAGGTGAAGACAAGACGCCGAACAGGAGGGCCAAATTCAGCCCTAGCCGCGTTTGCATGGCGGCGGTTTCGGGGTCTGTCTTGAAAACAGACCACGGGGCAACGGTTTGCAGATACTCGTTTCCACTGGCCCAGATCGCGCGCAACTCCTGTGCCGATTTTCGAACTTCCATCGCGCCCATGTAATCCTGATAGCGCGTGAGGCTCTCATCCAGCTTGGTCAGCAATTCCAGCTCCGCCGAGCCATATGCTCCGCCGGCCGGCACTTCGCTGCCGAATTTCGCAGCGCAGAACTTTGTAATCCGGCTGACAAAATTGCCCAAGACGTCTGCCAGATCCTTGTTTACTGATGACTGGAAGTTCTCCCAGGTAAACTCGGAATCGCTGTTTTCGGGCGCATGGCTGAGCAACCACCAACGCCAGTAATCCGCCGGCAACAACTCCAGCGCCTGATCCATGAAAATACCCCGACCCTGCGATGTCGAAAACTGTCCGCCATCATAATTCAGGTAATTGAAGGACTTGAGGTGATCGACCATTTTCCACGGCTCACCCGAGCCGAGCAGGGTAGCGGGGAAACTCAAGGTGTGGAACGGCACGTTGTCCTTGCCCATGAATTGCGTGTAGCGCACATCATCTGCACCCTTGTCCGTCCGCCACCATCTTTCCCAGTCGGATTGTTCCAGATTGTTTGCCTCGGCCCACTCTGACGCACATGCGATATATTCAATCGGCGCATCGAACCAGACATAGAACACTTTGCCCTCCATGCCCGGCCAATCCTGCGTGCCTTTCTTGACGGGGATGCCCCAATCGAGGTCCCTCGTAATACCGCGATCCCGCAGACCGTCCCCATCATGCAGCCATTTCTTGGCGATCGAGGTCGTCAGGACGGGCCAGTCGGTTTTGCTGTCAATCCAGGCGTCCAACTGGTCCTTGAGCACGGATTGTTTGAGGTAGAGATGCTTGGTCTCGCGCACCTCAAGGTCGGTCGAACCTGAAATCGCGGAACGCGGTTCAATCAGATCGGTCGGGTCCAGTTGCTTGGTGCAGTTCTCGCATTGATCTCCGCGCGCCTTGTCATAGGCGCAATTGGGGCAGGTCCCTTCGATGTAGCGATCTGGCAGAAAGCGGCCATCCGCATGTGAATAGACCTGCTTTTCAATCACTTCGTCGATCAGGTTCGCTTCGTCCAGTTTGCCTGCGAAATGCTGCGTCAGACGATGGTTTTGCGCACTTGAGGAGCGTCCGAAATGATCAAAGGATAACCGGAAACCCTTGGCGATCTCCGACTGGATCGCGTGCATTTCTGCGCAATACTCATCAACCGGTTTTCCGGCTTTGGCTGCGGCCAGTTCTGCGGGCGTGCCATGTTCGTCCGTTGCACATAAAAACAGAACCTCATGGCCGCGCGCGCGCAGATATCTGGCATAGAGGTCGGCGGGCAATTGGCTGCCGACCAGATTTCCCAAGTGCTTGATACCATTGATATAAGGAATCGCAGAAGTGATGAGGTGACGTTCCAAAACGTGGCTCCGTAGGCTGATTTCTTGCACAGGGTCTACCTCAGGTGATCCGTGAGGGCCACGGCGAAATTAACGCTTCGTTTCACGCTTGCGGCTTTTTCCGGTCAGCCGGCCGATCAGAAACGACGTGCGCGGCGCATAGGTATAACGGGTTCTGTCAACAGGAGAGGGTCGGGCGCGCATCCGCGTCAACCCAAACGCCACAAGAACCGCATGCCCGACCGCGATCATCATGAACAAGGCCGCAGGCCCGTAGTTTTCGATCAGGAGCGAGGCAAGATAGGGGGCCGCGATGGCGCCAAGCGCGAAATAGAACATCAGTGCCGCGGAAAGCTCGACGCGCTCGTCATCGGTTGCAAAATCATGCGCATGGGCGGCCGCGACCGAATAGATCGGAAAGGTCGTCAAGCCGAAAAGACCTGCCGCCAGCATGATACCTGCGGTGCCAAGGTCTGCTGCGCTGATGGTAACGGCGGAACTGACGATAGCGGCAACTGAAAGCCAGATCAGAACCCAGCGGCGGTCGTATTTATCGGCCAGCCATCCCATGGGATATTGCGCCACGGCGCCGCCAAGAACAAATGCGGACAGGAAATAGGCGATCTGTTCCGTGTTCAACCCGACCTGCTGCCCATAAACGGGGCCGACCATGCGAAAGGAGGCGCTGGAGAGGGCCGCGACGATCACAGCCGCCGCCGCGAGGGGGGAGCGATGCCACCCAAGGCGCGGGCGCAACCGGGGGGAACTTGGGGTGACGGGTTGCTGCACGGTAGAAAGGGTGATCGGCAGGAGGGCAGCGCAGCAAATGATCGCCAGTATATTGTAGGAGACGTAGGATGCAGGTTCCAACACGCTGATGACCATCTGAGCGGCCAGCGAGCCTGTCATATCGACAATACGGTAGACGCCCATGGCCCGCCCGCGTGTCTGGTTGGTGACCTTGGCCTGCAGCCATGCTTCGATCACGGTGTAGCATCCGGCGACACACATGCCTGTGGCGACACGCATCAGCGCCCAGGCATAGGGGTCGAGCACGAGCATATGGCTCATCAGGCCAATGGCCCCGGCGGCGGTGAAGGCCGCAAAGGCGCGTGAGTGGCCGATACTGCCCATCAGGCGTGGCGCCCACCAGCACCCGATAAAGAAACCGAGAAAATGCGCCGATCCCAGTAGACCGATCTGTTGTTTGGAAAAGTCGAGCTTCAGTCCTGACAGCGCATCAAGCGGTCCGACTCCACCCGATGAAAGCTGCAACAGCAGGACCGACAGAAACAGAGCAGCAAAGGAAATGAGCAGTCGCATGGTAAGACGCACCCTACGCGCTTGTTGGATAGGGCCTTGCGCTTATTCGACAAAGGGCGTCGTTTTCAGGCCCGGGCGCGGATTTCTGCGCGGATGTCCAACAGGACGGTATCGTCTGCCAGACCCGCGTATCCGCTCGCCCCATAGGCGGCGCGGCTGAGTTCTCCGTTCAGTTGAATGAACAGCACTGACAGATCATCCGGGGCGGTGCCGGCCGGGCGGCTCAGCACGGCATCAAGGGTGATGGGGCGCGTGACACCGCGCAGCGTCAGCTGACCTTCGATCTGCGCCCCTTCGGAAATGCGACCGTTGGCCCCCAGTCGAATGCGGGTCGATGTAAAGCGCACCATGGGATGGGTGGCGGCATCCAGCAGTTCGGGGCTTTTTATCGCCTGCGTGATCAGCAGGAGGCCGGATCGGACCTTGCGCACATCGGCTGTCACCTGTGCCGTCGAATTGGAGAGGTTCTGCCGATCAACGAGAATGTCAGCCCTTTGCACAGGGACGGTGCCTGATTGGCTTGCCCCGTTCGAGGTAAAGATAAAGGCAACGCGGGAACCTTCGGCAACCAACTCATAGCTTTGGGGGCGGGCGTGCCCCGCACCCGCCAAAGCGCTGAGCGCAGCCGCGATGAACATGCGTCGGGTGAGGGGTGAGGTCATGCTGCACAGCTCCTTTGGCAGGATAACATAGGCCGGTTCGGGCCGTTTTCCCGGGCCTCACGACCTCTTGATAGACAGTTTATGCGCGTTTGTGTCCTTGCACACCGTCCAGTCTTTGGGGGGGGCTGCGCGGGCCCGTCGTCGTTCCAGCCGCCAGCATTCACGTGCGCCGGCGTGCCTTGGGCTGAGGTGCCAGCGTGTTTCAACACCGGCTGCACCACCTTGCCCCGGTGTCAGCAGCAGCCCGGACGAAGACCCCGTTGCACTTTTGCTGCCTGTCTCTGCGGCGAGGTGCATGCGCCTGACCTGTGTCAGGCTGGGCAAGGCTGGCAGATCTGCAATGCTCAAGGCAACAGCGCCTGAACGCAGAACCTCCTCCATCGTCCACAGCAGGTCTTCGGTGCGCTTGGGGGACACGAAAATCAGACGTGCAGGATTGATCCAGGCGCAAACACCATCACTGTTCAGCTTTTCCTGACCCAATGCGGGGGCAATCCACAGCACGGGGCCCTCTGTTTGTGCCGCAAGCCACATCGCAAAGCTGCGCCGCGCCGGGCCGCTGGCCTCATGTACACGTCCCTGCACCAGAGCCATTTCCGGCTCATCGGGAATAAACCCGAGCGCGGGCGCCGTATATGCCGGACGCCGCGCCAGAAGAGGATGAGAAATCGTCATACGCAAAGATATAATGTTCTATTTTTGTTCTCAATGTAAAACTTACCAGGATGCAAAACAGTCAGTGTGTATAGAGAGGTTGTAAACCACCTTGCGGTTATCGCAGCCCTGATTACTGTGAGGCGAGCAGGAAAAGGGAATACACGATGAAGATGAATCCACTGGGCCACTCGGGAATTGAGGTATCAGAGTTCTGTCTGGGGTCCATGACCTGGGGGACGCAAAATAACGCAGAAGAGGCGCATGATCAGATTGACCGCGCGTTGGATGCAGGCATTAATTTCATCGACACCGCCGAGATGTACCCTGTGAACCCGGTTTCGGAGGAAACAATCGGTCGCACGGAACGCATCATCGGCCTGTGGTTTGAGCGTGATGAGCGGCGCGAGGATGTGATCCTTGCCACCAAACACTCCGGTGAGGGGTTGGCATCCGTTCGCGAAGGCGCACCCATTTCATCCGCGACGATTGCCGAGGCGGTTGAGGGTTCGCTGCGCCGTCTGAAAACCGATTACATCGACCTCTATCAGTTTCACTGGCCCAACCGCGGCAGCTATATGTTTCGCAAGAACTGGGCCTATGATCCTTCCTCGCAGTTGATGCTGGACACGAAACATCACATGGAAGACGCGCTGGACGCGCTGCAAAAGCAGGTGAAGCGCGGGACGATCCGCGCCTTTGGGCTCAGCAATGAAAGCGCATGGGGCACGACGAAATGGATCGAGACGGCCGCGCGCGTTGGCGGGCCACGGGTTGCTTCCGTGCAAAACGAGTATTCGTTGCTGTGCCGCCTTTATGACACCGACATGGCCGAGATGTCGCTTCAGGAAGATGTGCCGCTGCTGGCCTTTTCCCCCTTGGCGGCCGGTTTGCTGACGGGGAAATATCAGGGCGGCGCCGTGCCTGCGGGGTCGCGGATGTCGTTGAGCAAGGATCTGGGCGGGCGCAAGACCGCGCGTGCGTTTGAAGCTGTTCAGGCATATCTCGAAATTGCGCAAAAACATGATCTGGACCCTACGCAGATGGCATTGGCATGGTGCAAAACCCGACCCTTTATGGGTTCCATCATTTTTGGTGCGACGACACTGGCGCAGCTTGATGTCTGTCTCGGTGCGATTGATCTGGAATTATCTGCGGAGGTTGTGGCGGATATTGATGCAGCCCATCGCGCGCATCCCATGCCCTACTAACCCTTTACTTATACGGTATCCTTTGCGGCAGAATCGGATTATCCCGGCTTTGCCGGGCCTTCCGTTCGCCCGTGTTGCGCGTAAGAAAGGGATGACTGATGCCACTGGCCATGAACAAAGACGTATTTATCACCTGTGCTGTGACAGGTTCGGGGGCCACGCAAGACCGCAGCCCGAAAGTGCCCAGATCCCCCCAAAGCATCGCTGAAAGTGCTATCGCCGCCGCCAAGGCCGGGGCCGCCATCGTCCATTGTCATGTGCGCGACCCTGAAACCGGCGCGCCGAGCCGCGATCTTGACTATTACCGGGAGGTCACTGACCGCATTCGGGACGCCGAAGTCGATGTGATCCTGAACCTGACGGCCGGTATGGGGGGCGATATGGTGTTTGGCGGCACGGAAAACCCCTTGCCACTGAGCGACGCGGGGACTGACATGATTGGCGCGACGGAGCGGGTGGCCCATGTCGCCGCCTGCCTGCCGGAAATCTGCACCCTTGATTGCGGTACGATGAATTTTGCCGAATCCGATTATGTCATGACCAACACCCCGGGCATGCTGACGGCCATGGGTGGCATGATGACTGAACTGGGCGTCAAGCCCGAGATCGAAGCCTTTGACACCGGGCATCTTTGGTATGCAAAACAATTGGTTGCCGATGGTGTTCTGGACAGCCCGGCGCTGGTTCAGCTGTGCATGGGCGTGCCGTGGGGTGCGCCGGATGACCTCAACACCTTCATGGCGATGGTGAACAACGTCCCATCCGACTGGACGTTTTCGGCCTTCGCCCTTGGACGCCATCAGATGGCCTATGTTGCGGCGGCTGTGCTGGCGGGCGGCAATGTGCGGGTCGGACTGGAGGATAACCTCTGGCTGGAAAAGGGCGTTCTGGCGGAAAATTGGCAGTTGGTG
Encoded here:
- a CDS encoding aldo/keto reductase, with the protein product MKMNPLGHSGIEVSEFCLGSMTWGTQNNAEEAHDQIDRALDAGINFIDTAEMYPVNPVSEETIGRTERIIGLWFERDERREDVILATKHSGEGLASVREGAPISSATIAEAVEGSLRRLKTDYIDLYQFHWPNRGSYMFRKNWAYDPSSQLMLDTKHHMEDALDALQKQVKRGTIRAFGLSNESAWGTTKWIETAARVGGPRVASVQNEYSLLCRLYDTDMAEMSLQEDVPLLAFSPLAAGLLTGKYQGGAVPAGSRMSLSKDLGGRKTARAFEAVQAYLEIAQKHDLDPTQMALAWCKTRPFMGSIIFGATTLAQLDVCLGAIDLELSAEVVADIDAAHRAHPMPY
- a CDS encoding MFS transporter produces the protein MRLLISFAALFLSVLLLQLSSGGVGPLDALSGLKLDFSKQQIGLLGSAHFLGFFIGCWWAPRLMGSIGHSRAFAAFTAAGAIGLMSHMLVLDPYAWALMRVATGMCVAGCYTVIEAWLQAKVTNQTRGRAMGVYRIVDMTGSLAAQMVISVLEPASYVSYNILAIICCAALLPITLSTVQQPVTPSSPRLRPRLGWHRSPLAAAAVIVAALSSASFRMVGPVYGQQVGLNTEQIAYFLSAFVLGGAVAQYPMGWLADKYDRRWVLIWLSVAAIVSSAVTISAADLGTAGIMLAAGLFGLTTFPIYSVAAAHAHDFATDDERVELSAALMFYFALGAIAAPYLASLLIENYGPAALFMMIAVGHAVLVAFGLTRMRARPSPVDRTRYTYAPRTSFLIGRLTGKSRKRETKR
- the metG gene encoding methionine--tRNA ligase, translated to MERHLITSAIPYINGIKHLGNLVGSQLPADLYARYLRARGHEVLFLCATDEHGTPAELAAAKAGKPVDEYCAEMHAIQSEIAKGFRLSFDHFGRSSSAQNHRLTQHFAGKLDEANLIDEVIEKQVYSHADGRFLPDRYIEGTCPNCAYDKARGDQCENCTKQLDPTDLIEPRSAISGSTDLEVRETKHLYLKQSVLKDQLDAWIDSKTDWPVLTTSIAKKWLHDGDGLRDRGITRDLDWGIPVKKGTQDWPGMEGKVFYVWFDAPIEYIACASEWAEANNLEQSDWERWWRTDKGADDVRYTQFMGKDNVPFHTLSFPATLLGSGEPWKMVDHLKSFNYLNYDGGQFSTSQGRGIFMDQALELLPADYWRWWLLSHAPENSDSEFTWENFQSSVNKDLADVLGNFVSRITKFCAAKFGSEVPAGGAYGSAELELLTKLDESLTRYQDYMGAMEVRKSAQELRAIWASGNEYLQTVAPWSVFKTDPETAAMQTRLGLNLALLFGVLSSPFVPDASEKILKCLGHPSARWPDTCTDFVTSMKPGDPFEVPEVLFAKLTDEDRATYSAKFSGTQS
- a CDS encoding YceI family protein, with amino-acid sequence MTSPLTRRMFIAAALSALAGAGHARPQSYELVAEGSRVAFIFTSNGASQSGTVPVQRADILVDRQNLSNSTAQVTADVRKVRSGLLLITQAIKSPELLDAATHPMVRFTSTRIRLGANGRISEGAQIEGQLTLRGVTRPITLDAVLSRPAGTAPDDLSVLFIQLNGELSRAAYGASGYAGLADDTVLLDIRAEIRARA
- a CDS encoding 3-keto-5-aminohexanoate cleavage protein, with translation MPLAMNKDVFITCAVTGSGATQDRSPKVPRSPQSIAESAIAAAKAGAAIVHCHVRDPETGAPSRDLDYYREVTDRIRDAEVDVILNLTAGMGGDMVFGGTENPLPLSDAGTDMIGATERVAHVAACLPEICTLDCGTMNFAESDYVMTNTPGMLTAMGGMMTELGVKPEIEAFDTGHLWYAKQLVADGVLDSPALVQLCMGVPWGAPDDLNTFMAMVNNVPSDWTFSAFALGRHQMAYVAAAVLAGGNVRVGLEDNLWLEKGVLAENWQLVERAQNIIENMGARVIGPAEVRAKLGLEKRAPRG
- a CDS encoding ImuA family protein — its product is MTISHPLLARRPAYTAPALGFIPDEPEMALVQGRVHEASGPARRSFAMWLAAQTEGPVLWIAPALGQEKLNSDGVCAWINPARLIFVSPKRTEDLLWTMEEVLRSGAVALSIADLPALPSLTQVRRMHLAAETGSKSATGSSSGLLLTPGQGGAAGVETRWHLSPRHAGARECWRLERRRARAAPPKDWTVCKDTNAHKLSIKRS